In the genome of Meles meles chromosome 4, mMelMel3.1 paternal haplotype, whole genome shotgun sequence, one region contains:
- the LOC123940350 gene encoding 60S ribosomal protein L39, with product MSSHKTFRIKRFLAKKQKQNRPIPQWIRMKTGNKIRYNSKRRHWRRTKLGL from the coding sequence ATGTCTTCTCACAAGACTTTCAGGATCAAGCGATTCCtggccaagaaacaaaagcagaatcgtCCCATTCCCCAGTGGATTCGGATGAAAACTGGTAATAAAATCAGGTACAACTCCAAGAGGAGGCACTGGAGGAGAACCAAGCTGGGTCTCTAA